Proteins from one Limanda limanda chromosome 9, fLimLim1.1, whole genome shotgun sequence genomic window:
- the stxbp3 gene encoding syntaxin-binding protein 3, giving the protein MAAVSDHGLKKIVWKRIKETIIADSRKSDIWKILILDPFTTKLLSSCCKMSDLMSEKITIVEDLYRIREPVPEMKAIYFMPPTAKCVDAFIADFKTKPKYKAAYVYFTDYCPDDLFNNMKLYCGKYIRVCKEINLSFMPQEAQVFTCDNPGAFQSIYSPNSQDKKKTLETIADQLVSLCATLDEYPGIRYRKDSKMENAKTLAELVDKKLERHYELDDNGKKVKTQAQLLIVERGFDPVSPILHELTYQAMAYDLINVPNDTYKFKSKDGSEKQALLNEDDMLWVKLRHKHIAEVSEQIPKMVKEIAASKKQPDGKITINNLAQMMKKMPAFRKQMTEQAVHLQLAEECMQQYSNNVEKLCKAEQDLALGSDVEGLKVKDQMRTLLPVLLHPYSTHEKVRAVLLYIFSQRGTSEENLNKLIQHVKIEDEREFILNWKELGVLIIGSQSLISQKPSRRDRSQDQTYNLSRWTPVIKDVMEDAVENKLDTREWPHQSESPAAWNGSGAVSARQKPKTSSQDERRSGSRLIIFIIGGMSFSEMRSAYEVTQSVKSCEVIIGSSHILTPTGLLDDIKALSKRPMETFTVEERNNA; this is encoded by the exons GAATAAAGGAAACGATTATAGCAGACAGCAGAAAGTCGGATATATGGAAG ATTTTGATTCTGGACCCTTTCACCACCAAGCTCCTGTCGTCATGCTGCAAAATGTCCGACCTGATGTCAGAAAAAATTACAA tTGTGGAGGACCTGTACAGAATCAGGGAGCCTGTTCCAGAAATGAAGGCCATCTACTTCATGCCACCCACTGCTAAG TGTGTTGATGCCTTCATCGCGGACTTCAAAACCAAACCCAAGTATAAAGCAGCTTACGTTTATTTCACTGACT ACTGTCCTGATGACCTGTTCAACAATATGAAGCTGTACTGTGGAAAGTACATACGAGTCTGTAAGGAAATCAACTTGTCCTTCATGCCACAAGAGGCACAA GTGTTCACATGTGATAATCCGGGAGCTTTCCAAAGCATCTACAGTCCCAACAGCCAGGACAAAAAGAAAACCCTGGAGACCATCGCAGACCAGCTCGTCTCTCTCTGTGCCACGTTGGACGAGTATCCAGGAATCAGATACAGGAA AGACAGCAAAATGGAGAATGCCAAGACTCTCGCAGAGCTGGTGGACAAAAAGCTGGAAAGACACTACGAGCTGGACGACAACGGCAAAAAG GTAAAGACTCAGGCCCAGCTGCTGATAGTGGAAAGAGGTTTTGACCCCGTCAGCCCCATCCTACACGAGCTGACCTACCAGGCCATGGCCTACGACCTCATCAACGTCCCCAACGACACCTACAA GTTCAAGTCCAAAGATGGCTCGGAGAAGCAGGCCCTGCTGAATGAGGACGACATGCTCTGGGTGAAGCTGAGGCACAAGCACATCGCTGAGGTCTCAGA ACAAATCCCCAAGATGGTAAAGGAAATAGCTGCAAGCAAGAAACAGCCAGATGGGAAG ATCACAATTAACAACTTGGcccagatgatgaagaagatgccTGCGTTCCGTAAACAGATGACTGAG CAAGCCGTTCACCTGCAGTTGGCCGAGGAGTGTATGCAACAATACTCCAACAACGTGGAGAAACTCTGCAAAGCCGAACAG GACCTCGCTTTGGGGTCGGACGTGGAAGGGCTGAAGGTCAAAGATCAGATGAGGACCCTGCTGCCGGTGCTGCTCCACCCGTACAGCACCCACGAGAAGGTCCGAGCCGTGCTGCTCTACATCTTCAGCCAAAGGG gAACATCAGAAGAGAACTTGAACAAACTCATCCAACATGTCAAGATCGAGGATGAACGAGAATTTATCCTGAACTGGAAAGAACTGGGCGTCCTCATCATCGGATCG CAGAGTCTTATCTCTCAAAAACCATCCAGGCGCGATCGTTCCCAGGATCAGACGTACAACCTTTCCAGATGGACCCCTGTCATAAAAGATGTGATGGAG GATGCTGTGGAGAACAAGCTGGACACCAGAGAGTGGCCCCACCAGTCCGAGTCTCCTGCTGCCTGGAACGGCTCCGGAGCTGTCAG CGCCCGTCAGAAGCCCAAGACCAGCTCTCAGGACGAGCGGCGGTCTGGCTCCcgcctcatcatcttcattatcGGGGGCATGAGCTTCTCAGAGATGCGTTCTGCCTACGAGGTCACCCAGTCCGTCAAGTCCTGCGAGGTCATCATAG GGTCCTCCCACATTTTGACCCCCACCGGTCTCCTGGACGACATCAAGGCCCTGAGCAAACGTCCAATGGAGACTTTCACAGTAGAAGAGCGGAACAATgcctga